In Numenius arquata chromosome 3, bNumArq3.hap1.1, whole genome shotgun sequence, one genomic interval encodes:
- the LOC141462742 gene encoding uncharacterized protein, translated as MDAATSFGCAFSGPILLWRYLTEHDPKYEGKKKLKISGRELPSVPVQVFSLDQLQVLEMSPERESCLRYRMELLPPEISRLRNLTCLYVDSNNLKKIPAEIGTLSHLERLTLSNNSLSSLPPEMGALQRLHSLHLANNSLTELPAPLCQLRSLTFLDVSDNKIGTIPPSIRHLEKLETLLLLFNSLESLPEDVCLLRNLHTLWLGNNHLRSLPASFGELVNLDWGCNYCSCNFEGNPLESPPPEVCSRGPEEIRDYFLSFHRAQRD; from the coding sequence ATGGATGCAGCCACCTCCTTTGGATGTGCCTTTTCAGGCCCGATTCTACTCTGGAGGTACCTTACAGAGCACGATCCAAAGTATGAAGGGAAGAAGAAACTCAAGATCTCAGGCAGGGAGCTGCCATCAGTTCCTGTGCAGGTCTTCAGCTTGGACCAGCTGCAAGTCCTGGAGATGAGCCCAGAAAGAGAGAGCTGCTTGAGGTACCGGATGGAGCTGCTCCCCCCAGAGATCAGCCGCCTGAGGAACCTAACCTGCCTCTATGTGGACTCCAACAACCTGAAGAAAATCCCTGCTGAAATTGGCACCTTGAGTCACTTGGAGAGGCTCACTCTAAGCAACAACAGCCTGAGCTCACTGCCCCCAGAAATGGGGGCCCTGCAGAGGCTGCACAGCCTCCACCTGGCCAACAACAGCCTCACCGAGCTGCCTGCACCCCTCTGCCAGCTGAGGAGCCTCACCTTTCTGGATGTGAGTGACAACAAAATAGGCACGATCCCCCCCAGCATTCGGCATCTGGAGAAACTGGAAACGTTGCTATTGCTCTTCAACTCACTGGAGAGCCTGCCCGAGGATGTCTGTCTGTTAAGGAACCTGCACACACTTTGGTTGGGAAACAATCATCTACGGTCCCTTCCAGCAAGCTTTGGGGAGCTGGTGAACCTGGACTGGGGATGCAATTACTGTTCGTGCAACTTTGAGGGGAATCCACTGGAAAGTCCTCCCCCTGAAGTCTGCAGCAGAGGCCCAGAAGAGATCAGAGATTATTTCTTGTCCTTTCATAGGGCACAGAGAGACTAG